GCACGACCAGCGGCATCGCGCTGTTCTTCAAAGGCAAGGGCCGCGAGGCCATCGCCGTCATCAGCCGCCTGCCCGACAGCCGCGCCAGCATCGTCCTGAACACCGTAACCACCATGGAGACTTACCAATGAAGCCGCGCCCAGCCGGACCATTCCTCCAGCAACCTGACGCCCTGGCGGCGGTCACGCGTCAGGCCGGCCAATCCACGATCGAGTACCTGGTTGTGTGCGCCGCGCTCGCCTTTGCCTTGTTCGTACCGATCAGCGGCGATGCGGCCAGTCCCGACGGTGCACGCACCACGGTGCAAATCGTGCTCAACGAGTTTCAGCAAGCCTATCGCAACATCAGCCACGCCATTTCCCTGCCCAATTGACCATGAAACTCGACCGACTCAAACGACTGCGCCATTTTCGCCCTGGTAAAACCTGGATCGTCCTGGGCGTTGCGCTCGCCATTGGCGGGCTGGCGGCGTTTGCCGCCAGCCGCTATCTGAACACCCAGATGGCCGCCATCGAAGCGCGGTCCAAGGGCACGACCACAATGGTGGTGGTGGCCAAGGTGGATATCGCGCGCGGCGTCAAGCTCGACAATCAAAACGTGGCGGTGCGCAGCGTGCCGCGCGAATACGCGCACTCGGTGGCGATCACGCCGGACGACTTTCCCCGCATCGACGGTCAGGCGCTGGCCTACCCGGTCAAGGCCGGTGAAATGATTTTATGGGGATTGATGGAAACCCAGAAGGCTCCCACGTTTTCGGCGCGGGTGGAAGCGGGGCGGCGGGCGATGACGGTGCCGGTGGACGAAATCAATTCCATCTCGGGCATGCTGGAACCGGGCGACATGATCGACCTGATTGCCACCGTGGACCAGAACGGCAAAAAGCTGACCTTCCCGCTGTTGCAGCGCGTGCACGTGCTGGCCACCGGCCAGCGCAGCGCCGAAGACGCTGCCGGCGAGCGCCGCCAGTTTTCCACCGTCACCATCGACACCTCGCCGGCGCAGGCGCAAAACCTGATCGTCGCGCGCGACATCGGCAAGCTCACCGCGCTGTTGCGCAACCCGCAGGACAACCAGCCCATCGGCGCCGAGGTCAACGACCTGGCCTCGCTGCTGGGCATGAAGGCTCGGCCCAATGGCGGCGGCGGCGGTGGCCAGGCGCGCCGCGGCGTGCCTGTCATCTACGGCAACAGCAAGGTGCCGCCCGAAGCGTTGTACCTGCGCCGCACCGGCGGCCGCGCGCTGCTCGACCCGGGCACGTCGCCAGCGGCGGTGCCAGCCGATGGCGCGCCCGATCTGACCGACCGGCCCGACCCTATGCCGAACCATCCAGCCCTGGGCATGCGCTAGCACATGCCTTCGACCATCCTCCAACCCGTGAATCAAACCATGCTAGTGCGCACCCTGTTTATTTGCCGTCGCCCGTTACGGCGCTCGTTGTCGCTGTCGTTGCTGTCCCTCTCGCTATCGATGTTGACCGGCAGCGCACTGGCCGCCGGCCAGGCGCAGGTCCAGCCTGCCGCTGCCCAGGCCGCGATGCCTGCCGTGCCTGCCACGCGCAGCGCGGTACCGGCGCCGCCGCCCGCCGCCAGAGCGGCCCTGGCACCTGCTGCACCCGCATCGGCACCTGGTGCTGTCGCTGCGGTGGCCGGTGCGCCAGCGCTGCCCGCAGCGGCGGCCGGCGCTGCAACTGCCGTCAATACCCGCAATCCGATCAGCGCGGCCGGCACCATGCGGCCAGCGCGCGCGACACCCAAGGTGGTGGAGCCGTACGCGCCGATCAGCGCCGGTACCGATGCCGTGCCGGTGCCCGAAATCGAATTGTACGTGGGCGAGTCGCGCGTGTTTCCCACGCCTGGTGTGGCGCGCATTGCGGTAGGCAATGGCCAGATCCTCAGCGCCAGTGCGCTCGACGGCAAAGAAATCATCATGTTCGGCAACGGCGTGGGGGTGTCGTCGCTGTTCGTGTGGAACGAGGACGGCCGCTACCAGCGCATCAAGGTCACCATCGTGCCCGGCGAGACTGCGCGCATCACGCGCGAAGTGGCGGCGTTCCTGCGGCATATTCCGAAAGCGACGGCCTCGGTGGTGGGCGACAAGGTGATCGTCGAAGGCGACGAGCTGTCCGATAACGACCGCGAGAAAGTGGCCGAACTGGCCAAGCGCTATCCGCAGATCGTCAATTTCACCAGCCCCATCGGCTGGGAGCAGACGGTGCTGATGGACGTCAAGGTGGTGGAGTTTCCGAAAAACGAACTGCGCGAGCTGGGTCTCAAGTGGAACCCCACCGGCGGCGGCGCCATCGGCGCGATCTGGTCGCCGGCCGGGCGCGGCGACAACGGCGCCAGCGTGGGCGGGCGCCAGATCACCATCACGTCGCCAGCCGGCCAGGCCAGCCCGATCACCAATATCGATACGACCAAGGGCGTGGTGCTGCCTTCGTCGCTGACGATCATGAGCGCGATTAACATGGGTCTCAATGCCCAGCTCAATCTGCTTGAGCAAAACGGTACCGCCGCCATCCTGGCCGAGCCGCAATTGTCCACCCGCAGCGGCGCCAAGGCCAGTTTCCTGGCCGGCGGCGAGTTTCCGTATTCGGTCTCCAACCTCAACGGTACGACCATCGTCTTCAAGCCATACGGTATCAAGCTCGATATCGAACCGAAGGTGGGCCGCAACGGCGTGATCCGCGCCGAGATCGATTCCGAAGTCAGTTCGCTCGATACGTCGGTGTCGTCGGTGGGCGGACCGGCGCTGCTCACGCGCCGCACCAAGACCGAGTTCAACGTGCGCACCGGCGAAACCATCGTGTTGTCGGGCTTGCTGCAGCGGACCACCGGCACCGACATCGACAAGGTACCGCTGCTGGGCGATATCCCGGTGCTGGGCGCCCTGTTCCGCTCGAAGCGCTTCCAGAACAAGGAGACCGAGCTGGTGGTATTCGTCACGCCCACCATTGTTGACGCCCGCGCCCCCGGCCTGCAGGACCGCGTGCAGCGCACCAACGAGCGGCTGGGAACGCAGATGGGACCGTCGCCGTACCTGAGCGATCCGCTGCAGCCGGGCACCGACCCCGCCCGGGTGTTCGTGCCGGTTGCCCCGGTTGCCCAGGATGCCGCCGTTACCCCGACCCCGTCACACTAGGAGAATCCCATGCTCGATATCGAAATCATCAGTGGCGACGGCGAGATCCGCCTGCTGGAAACGCCGGACGAGGCGCTGCTGGGCAAGGGTGCCCATGTGGACGTCAAGCTCGACGGCTGGCGCGTGGGCAAGGAGCATGCACGGCTGTACCGCACCCCGGGCGGGGTGCTGGTGCAGGATCTGGGCTCGTACGGCGGCCTGTCGGTGAACGGCGAGCGGGTGGCGTCGCAGCATGGCCCGCTGGCCGCGTGCGATGTCATCGGCATCGGTCCCTACAAGCTGCGGGTACTCAACAGCATGCTGGAAGCGCCCACGGTGCAGGCTGCCGCGCCGCAGTCGCGGTCGAGCGCCGCGCCCGCCCGCAACCGCCAGGCCACGGAGGAACTGAACACCTCGCGCCAGCTGGCCGAGCAGGCTGCCGAGGTGGCCCGCGCGGAAGGTGCGAGCAAGCCGTTTTCGCTGGTGGTGGGGGCCGACCCACGCCGCAAGGAACTGGAATTCGAATGGCGCAAGCGGATCCACGCCAAGCTGCTCGACACCATGGATTTGCGCCGCCACGATGTCTCGAGCATGAGCGATGCGCAGTTGCGCACCGAGAGCAGCCGGGTGATCCGCGAAATTCTTGCTGAAATGGAAAACGACCTGCCGCGCGAACTCGATCGCGACGTGCTGAGCCGCCAGGTACTGGACGAAGCCGTGGGACTGGGGCCGCTGGAAGAGCTGCTGGCGGACGAAACGGTGAGCGAGATCATGGTCAACCGCTACGATGAAATCTATATCGAACGCAACGGCCGCCTGCAACGCCACGCGCTCACGTTTACCGGCGACCGCGCGGTGCTGGGCGTGATCGAGCGCATCGTCGCGCCGCTGGGCCGCCGCATCGATGAATCGTCGCCGATGGTCGATGCCCGCCTCAAGGACGGCTCGCGGGTCAACGCCATCATTGCGCCGCTGGCGCTCAAGGGACCGGCACTGACCATCCGGAAATTCGCCACCCGCCGCCTGACCGCGCAAGACCTGGTAACGTTTGGCGCGGTCAGTCCGGACATGGCGGAATTCCTGCGCATCTGCGTCGAGTCGCGCAAGAACATCATCGTTTCGGGCGGTACCGGCTCGGGCAAGACCACGCTGCTGAATATCCTGTCGAACTTCATTCCGTCCGGCGAACGCATCATTACGGTGGAAGATGCGGCCGAACTGAAGCTGCACCATGAACACCTGATCAGCCT
This is a stretch of genomic DNA from Duganella zoogloeoides. It encodes these proteins:
- a CDS encoding ATPase, T2SS/T4P/T4SS family — translated: MLDIEIISGDGEIRLLETPDEALLGKGAHVDVKLDGWRVGKEHARLYRTPGGVLVQDLGSYGGLSVNGERVASQHGPLAACDVIGIGPYKLRVLNSMLEAPTVQAAAPQSRSSAAPARNRQATEELNTSRQLAEQAAEVARAEGASKPFSLVVGADPRRKELEFEWRKRIHAKLLDTMDLRRHDVSSMSDAQLRTESSRVIREILAEMENDLPRELDRDVLSRQVLDEAVGLGPLEELLADETVSEIMVNRYDEIYIERNGRLQRHALTFTGDRAVLGVIERIVAPLGRRIDESSPMVDARLKDGSRVNAIIAPLALKGPALTIRKFATRRLTAQDLVTFGAVSPDMAEFLRICVESRKNIIVSGGTGSGKTTLLNILSNFIPSGERIITVEDAAELKLHHEHLISLESRPPNVEGKGGVLIRDLVKNTLRMRPDRIVVGECRGAEALDMLQAMNTGHEGSLTTLHANTPRDGLARLETMVLMAGMDLPLNAIREQIASAVDVVVQQSRFACGSRKVTSITELTGMESGKIQLQEIFRYVSQGYGNPDQHGLKKVQGYFTACDMVPGFYEELRAVGNELDMDMFKPTLPPGMEREERRDWRNRSNVDRRAS
- a CDS encoding type II and III secretion system protein family protein, with protein sequence MLVRTLFICRRPLRRSLSLSLLSLSLSMLTGSALAAGQAQVQPAAAQAAMPAVPATRSAVPAPPPAARAALAPAAPASAPGAVAAVAGAPALPAAAAGAATAVNTRNPISAAGTMRPARATPKVVEPYAPISAGTDAVPVPEIELYVGESRVFPTPGVARIAVGNGQILSASALDGKEIIMFGNGVGVSSLFVWNEDGRYQRIKVTIVPGETARITREVAAFLRHIPKATASVVGDKVIVEGDELSDNDREKVAELAKRYPQIVNFTSPIGWEQTVLMDVKVVEFPKNELRELGLKWNPTGGGAIGAIWSPAGRGDNGASVGGRQITITSPAGQASPITNIDTTKGVVLPSSLTIMSAINMGLNAQLNLLEQNGTAAILAEPQLSTRSGAKASFLAGGEFPYSVSNLNGTTIVFKPYGIKLDIEPKVGRNGVIRAEIDSEVSSLDTSVSSVGGPALLTRRTKTEFNVRTGETIVLSGLLQRTTGTDIDKVPLLGDIPVLGALFRSKRFQNKETELVVFVTPTIVDARAPGLQDRVQRTNERLGTQMGPSPYLSDPLQPGTDPARVFVPVAPVAQDAAVTPTPSH
- the cpaB gene encoding Flp pilus assembly protein CpaB; the encoded protein is MKLDRLKRLRHFRPGKTWIVLGVALAIGGLAAFAASRYLNTQMAAIEARSKGTTTMVVVAKVDIARGVKLDNQNVAVRSVPREYAHSVAITPDDFPRIDGQALAYPVKAGEMILWGLMETQKAPTFSARVEAGRRAMTVPVDEINSISGMLEPGDMIDLIATVDQNGKKLTFPLLQRVHVLATGQRSAEDAAGERRQFSTVTIDTSPAQAQNLIVARDIGKLTALLRNPQDNQPIGAEVNDLASLLGMKARPNGGGGGGQARRGVPVIYGNSKVPPEALYLRRTGGRALLDPGTSPAAVPADGAPDLTDRPDPMPNHPALGMR